Part of the Planococcus plakortidis genome is shown below.
AAGCCGATCAAGAAAATAACGATCATAAAATCAATACTCATGGAAACTCACCTTTCTGAAAAAGCAGCTGCTTTTTCTTACCTCTATTTAATGTCACTTACCATTATACCCCCTGGGGTAAATTTGTGAAGTGATTTTGCTCAAAAGATGGAAACTTTACATTCCTACAATCATTTCGGAATCAACTTGAAATATGAATAAGTACTTAAAATATAAGAAATCAGCTATCTTCTCTCAAAGAAGATCTGCTGATTTCTTATATTTCAAAAGTTATAAGGGATAGATCTGCTCCAGCTCACCAGTTTCCACGTGAAAAATGCACCCTGAAATTTCCACGCCTTTCCCGTATTGCCGATAGACCGGGTGCTGCTGCAATCGCTCCACTTGGCTCAGCACATTCAGCTTTGACAGCTCGTCCAGCGTAGGCCCCCGTCGCCTGTTTTCTCAGGTAATCCTCTCCTGATATAAGCCAGCCATTTCTGCAGTTCAGGTTCTTCATTGCCTTCCCAGGCGGCTTTTACGCCTCCACAGCCTGTATGGCCTTTGACGACGAGCTTCTTGACGTTCAAATGGCGGATTGCATAGTACAAACTGGCAGAGAAGCTTTCATCTTCTTCAACGACTTGGTTGGCGATATTCCGGTGGACGAACATATGCCCAAGCGGCATCTGCATGATGACGGAGGGGCTGACGCGCGAATCACTGCATGACAGCAAGAAGTATTCAGGCGTTTGCCCTTTTTTCAATTCGTCGAAGTAGGACGGATCCTGGGCTTTGATTTTTTGGATGAACTCTTCGTTCTGCCGTTTCAGCTCCATGCTTTTCACCGCTGCCCCTCCTCCTTGATTGAAGACAAAGCATCTTCAATGCTCATGTAATGGATGCGGTCGCCGTATTTGCGTTCCCAATCTGCCCGTTTCAGTACGTCCAATACCGTATTCTTGATACCCGCAAAAACCATTTTCACTTTGCCG
Proteins encoded:
- a CDS encoding carbonic anhydrase codes for the protein MELKRQNEEFIQKIKAQDPSYFDELKKGQTPEYFLLSCSDSRVSPSVIMQMPLGHMFVHRNIANQVVEEDESFSASLYYAIRHLNVKKLVVKGHTGCGGVKAAWEGNEEPELQKWLAYIRRGLPEKTGDGGLRWTSCQS